Proteins encoded within one genomic window of Granulicella pectinivorans:
- a CDS encoding glycosyltransferase 87 family protein, producing MQQKPSLRGWPFLLAALFITAIYYHLRPGAFHLILIDCGVYADAIKTWMAGGDPYRFVSGDDLPFVYPPVFLYAGALFARLFTLHGGWILYVAIHLLATAALPWILHRFYLQDRNVSLLAVYALYFAAPGFIGMLATETGNIAVLGYALLLAAAVPGLRRNRWLFFYVALLLLALAKPSFLPFLLLPLLFGRGQILRSVLTGLLATGSLLSQRWLTPALYARFTETLAKRTTEVGDVGVSLFGLVFHLLHNLHLPGQIVLPALAYAVLALTVLTVLWLLRSRDRTPPWYALVLLGVLFLNPRLEYYDFCVAFPLAFFVFVRPLSLKFSLPLYLALVIPALFFLIRHRDSVANGGIGALAILVFWAWSSYRLLRAPAIPA from the coding sequence ATGCAGCAAAAACCCTCTCTCCGCGGCTGGCCCTTTCTCCTCGCGGCCCTCTTCATCACGGCCATCTACTATCACCTGCGCCCCGGTGCCTTCCACCTCATCCTCATCGACTGCGGCGTCTATGCCGACGCCATCAAGACCTGGATGGCCGGTGGCGATCCCTACCGCTTCGTCTCCGGCGACGACCTCCCCTTCGTCTACCCGCCCGTCTTCCTCTACGCCGGAGCCCTCTTCGCCCGCCTCTTCACCCTGCACGGCGGCTGGATCCTCTACGTCGCCATCCACCTCCTCGCCACCGCAGCCCTCCCCTGGATCCTCCACCGCTTCTACCTCCAGGACAGGAACGTAAGCCTCCTGGCCGTCTACGCCCTGTACTTTGCCGCCCCCGGCTTCATCGGCATGCTGGCCACCGAGACCGGCAACATCGCCGTCCTGGGCTATGCGCTTCTGCTGGCCGCCGCCGTTCCCGGCCTTCGCCGCAACCGGTGGCTCTTCTTCTACGTCGCACTCCTCCTTCTGGCCCTCGCCAAACCCAGCTTCCTGCCCTTCCTCCTGCTTCCTCTCCTCTTCGGTCGCGGGCAGATCCTCAGGTCCGTCCTCACCGGCCTGCTCGCAACCGGATCCCTCCTCTCCCAGCGCTGGCTCACGCCCGCACTCTACGCCCGCTTCACCGAAACCCTCGCCAAACGCACCACGGAGGTCGGCGACGTGGGAGTCAGCCTCTTCGGTCTGGTCTTCCACCTGCTCCACAACCTGCACCTGCCCGGACAAATCGTCCTCCCGGCCCTCGCCTACGCCGTCCTCGCCCTCACCGTCCTGACCGTCCTCTGGCTCCTCCGCAGCCGCGACCGCACCCCGCCGTGGTATGCCCTCGTGCTGCTCGGCGTCCTCTTCCTCAACCCGCGCCTGGAGTACTACGACTTCTGCGTCGCCTTCCCCCTCGCCTTCTTCGTCTTCGTCCGGCCCCTCTCGCTGAAGTTCTCCCTGCCGCTGTATCTGGCGCTCGTCATCCCCGCCCTCTTCTTCCTCATCCGCCACCGCGATTCGGTAGCCAACGGAGGCATCGGAGCCCTCGCCATCCTCGTCTTCTGGGCCTGGTCGAGCTACCGCCTCCTCCGTGCTCCCGCCATCCCGGCCTGA
- the accC gene encoding acetyl-CoA carboxylase biotin carboxylase subunit yields the protein MGNLRKVLVANRGEIAVRVMRACREMGIATVAVYSDVDRAAPHVLAADEAYRLGPAPASESYLRGELILAAAQRSGADAIHPGYGFLSENADFADACVAAGVIFIGPPGAAMRTLGSKTKARQAADRAGMPRVPGSVTGLGSVEEAVQVAGEIGYPVMLKAAAGGGGKGMRAVFAPSELPSAFLGASSEAERSFGSGEVYLEKLIERPRHIEIQLIADAHGNCLYLGERECSVQRRHQKVIEEAPSAVVSPELRRRMGEAAVRLALSAGYVNAGTVEFLVDEARNFYFLEMNTRLQVEHPVTELVTGLDLVKMQIRVAQGEPLPLAQEEIVLRGHAIECRIYAEDPDNNFFPSPGLITALRQPAGPGIREDSAVYAGWRVPLEYDPMLSKLIAYGETREVAIERMLGALSEYFVGGIRTNVGLFRRILLDEGFRTAAIDTGYLERLLAIAPPEVESPVPEDLAAVVCALFAAAEASAPAVVQQAESRWATTGRREGLRA from the coding sequence ATGGGCAACCTGCGCAAGGTGCTGGTCGCGAACCGTGGCGAGATCGCCGTTCGTGTGATGCGGGCGTGCCGCGAGATGGGGATCGCGACGGTTGCGGTGTATTCGGATGTCGACCGCGCTGCGCCGCATGTGCTCGCCGCGGACGAGGCGTACCGGCTTGGTCCGGCTCCCGCGAGTGAGAGTTATTTGCGGGGCGAGCTGATTCTTGCGGCGGCACAACGGTCGGGCGCGGATGCGATTCACCCCGGGTATGGCTTTCTCTCGGAGAACGCGGATTTTGCCGATGCGTGTGTGGCGGCGGGGGTGATTTTTATTGGGCCGCCGGGGGCAGCGATGCGGACGCTCGGTTCGAAGACGAAGGCTCGTCAGGCTGCGGATCGGGCGGGAATGCCGCGGGTGCCGGGGAGCGTCACGGGGCTTGGGTCGGTCGAGGAGGCTGTGCAGGTGGCGGGCGAGATCGGCTATCCCGTCATGCTCAAGGCAGCGGCTGGCGGGGGCGGCAAGGGCATGCGTGCGGTGTTTGCGCCGTCGGAGCTGCCATCGGCGTTCCTGGGGGCTTCCAGCGAGGCGGAACGCAGCTTCGGGTCGGGCGAGGTGTACCTCGAGAAGCTGATCGAGAGGCCACGCCACATTGAGATTCAGTTGATCGCCGACGCGCATGGGAACTGCCTGTATCTGGGCGAGCGCGAGTGTTCGGTGCAGCGGCGGCACCAGAAGGTCATCGAGGAGGCTCCGTCCGCGGTGGTGAGCCCGGAGCTGCGACGGCGGATGGGCGAGGCGGCTGTACGGCTGGCGCTGAGCGCGGGCTATGTCAACGCGGGGACGGTGGAGTTTCTCGTGGATGAGGCGCGGAACTTTTACTTTCTGGAGATGAATACGCGGCTGCAGGTGGAGCACCCGGTGACCGAGCTCGTGACGGGGCTCGACCTGGTGAAGATGCAGATCCGCGTGGCACAGGGCGAGCCTCTGCCGCTTGCGCAGGAGGAGATCGTGCTGCGCGGGCACGCCATCGAGTGCCGCATCTATGCCGAGGATCCGGACAACAACTTCTTCCCCTCGCCGGGGCTGATTACGGCGCTGCGCCAGCCGGCCGGGCCTGGGATTCGTGAGGACTCGGCCGTGTATGCCGGGTGGCGTGTTCCGCTGGAGTACGACCCGATGCTTTCGAAGCTGATTGCGTACGGAGAGACGCGGGAGGTGGCGATCGAGCGGATGCTGGGGGCCTTGAGCGAGTACTTTGTCGGTGGCATCCGGACGAACGTCGGGCTCTTCCGCCGCATTCTGCTCGATGAGGGGTTCCGGACGGCGGCGATCGACACGGGCTATCTGGAGCGGCTGCTGGCCATTGCTCCGCCGGAGGTGGAGTCGCCGGTTCCCGAGGACCTTGCCGCCGTGGTCTGTGCGCTATTTGCCGCAGCGGAGGCTTCCGCCCCGGCTGTCGTGCAGCAGGCAGAGAGCCGATGGGCCACCACCGGGCGTCGTGAGGGATTGCGCGCATGA
- a CDS encoding GH92 family glycosyl hydrolase yields the protein MRFSGIVSMAGILMMSLGALAQDGYKLVDMRIGTAHEGQTVPFVAPPFAMTNWTPQTQANETKCVAPYYDKDRTISGIRASHWMSGSCTQDYGSVTLMPVTGRLDDLTAEARGSKFSHADEVMEPAYYSVKLAKYGFTRAEVTGTLRTGILRFTYPAAEQGTVVIEPNVKLHEGYIEVRPDGTIAGYNPVRRIYQGAGQLAGFNGYFVVKFARKAVASGTWCGPKTTSGSAKQEGGCPRMGAYATFAPSKKPLLVKVGTSMTSLVEAEKNLNAEQPGWDFAATRAAAEAAWKAMLDKIVVEGGTEDQRKTFYTALYHATLAPRLVSDVDGTYNGFANEGKLHHIDGNYYDDFSLWDTFRAVHPLMTILDPKREEEMVQSLVLKGEQAGFLPIFPAWNSFTSEMIGDHAVAVMADAVAKGLTHFDVESAYRLARQNAVLTPPYADYKDGKGRRALDSYVKYGYIPLEDPVLDAFHRGEQVSRTLEYAYDDAMVAVMAEHLKKADDAAFFRKRSESWRNVIDPETGFARGRHADGTWSKPFDPAVPYPYITEGIPWQYTFYVPQDVPGLIEAVGGRERFIGKLDGLFHRKLYDQGNEPSHAIAFLYEAAGAPWKTQERIRSVMAEYNSTVDGLPGNDDDGQMSAWYVLSAMGFYPVCPGVPEYWTGSPIFDRVTLHLAGGKEFSVVAKHQSGMNKYIQSSALNGHPLDGFKLQHKDLMQGGELVFEMGPQPAK from the coding sequence ATGAGGTTTTCTGGAATCGTTTCGATGGCCGGGATTTTGATGATGAGCCTGGGGGCCCTCGCGCAGGATGGCTACAAGCTGGTGGACATGCGGATTGGCACCGCGCATGAAGGGCAGACCGTCCCGTTTGTCGCGCCGCCGTTCGCGATGACGAACTGGACTCCGCAGACGCAGGCGAACGAGACGAAGTGCGTTGCGCCGTACTACGACAAGGACAGGACGATCTCCGGCATACGCGCCAGCCACTGGATGAGCGGGAGCTGCACCCAGGACTACGGCAGCGTGACGCTGATGCCGGTGACCGGGCGGCTCGACGATTTGACCGCCGAGGCGCGCGGATCGAAGTTCAGCCACGCCGATGAGGTGATGGAGCCGGCGTACTACTCCGTGAAGCTGGCGAAGTATGGATTTACCCGTGCGGAGGTGACCGGTACGCTGCGTACGGGGATTTTGCGGTTTACGTATCCGGCGGCGGAGCAGGGCACGGTTGTGATTGAGCCCAATGTAAAGCTGCATGAGGGCTATATCGAGGTGCGGCCGGACGGAACCATCGCGGGCTACAACCCGGTTCGCCGGATCTATCAAGGGGCCGGGCAACTGGCTGGGTTCAATGGTTATTTTGTCGTGAAATTTGCGCGCAAGGCGGTGGCTTCTGGGACGTGGTGCGGACCGAAGACAACATCGGGATCGGCGAAGCAGGAGGGTGGGTGCCCGCGGATGGGCGCGTACGCCACGTTTGCGCCTTCGAAGAAGCCTCTGCTGGTGAAGGTGGGGACGTCGATGACCAGCCTGGTCGAGGCGGAGAAGAATCTGAACGCGGAGCAGCCGGGGTGGGACTTCGCGGCGACGCGTGCGGCTGCCGAGGCCGCGTGGAAGGCGATGCTGGACAAGATCGTGGTGGAGGGCGGAACCGAGGACCAGCGCAAGACCTTCTATACGGCGCTGTATCATGCGACGCTCGCGCCGCGGCTGGTGAGCGATGTGGACGGCACGTATAACGGCTTCGCCAACGAGGGGAAGCTGCACCATATCGACGGCAACTACTATGACGACTTTTCGCTGTGGGACACCTTCCGTGCGGTGCATCCGTTGATGACGATCCTCGATCCCAAACGGGAGGAGGAGATGGTGCAGTCGCTGGTGCTGAAGGGCGAGCAGGCTGGCTTTCTTCCGATCTTTCCGGCGTGGAACAGCTTTACGTCGGAGATGATCGGGGACCACGCGGTGGCTGTGATGGCCGATGCGGTGGCCAAGGGACTGACGCATTTCGATGTTGAGAGTGCGTACCGGCTGGCGCGGCAGAACGCAGTATTGACTCCACCCTATGCGGACTATAAAGACGGCAAGGGGCGGCGGGCTCTGGACTCCTATGTGAAGTATGGGTATATCCCGCTGGAGGATCCGGTTCTGGATGCGTTTCACCGGGGTGAGCAGGTCTCACGGACGCTGGAGTACGCGTATGACGACGCGATGGTCGCGGTGATGGCGGAGCATCTGAAAAAAGCTGACGATGCAGCTTTTTTTCGGAAGCGCTCGGAGAGCTGGCGAAACGTGATCGATCCGGAGACGGGATTCGCGCGTGGTCGGCATGCGGATGGGACGTGGAGCAAACCGTTCGACCCGGCGGTGCCGTATCCGTACATTACCGAGGGGATTCCCTGGCAGTACACGTTTTACGTGCCCCAGGACGTTCCCGGACTGATCGAAGCGGTGGGTGGACGCGAGAGATTCATCGGGAAGCTGGATGGGCTGTTCCACCGAAAACTCTACGACCAGGGGAACGAGCCGAGCCACGCGATCGCCTTTTTGTACGAGGCGGCGGGCGCGCCGTGGAAGACGCAGGAGCGCATTCGCTCCGTGATGGCCGAGTACAACTCGACCGTCGACGGCCTTCCGGGCAACGACGATGACGGCCAGATGTCGGCCTGGTATGTGCTGAGTGCGATGGGTTTCTACCCGGTCTGTCCGGGTGTTCCGGAGTACTGGACGGGGAGCCCGATCTTCGACCGGGTGACGTTGCATCTTGCAGGTGGCAAAGAGTTTTCAGTGGTCGCGAAGCATCAGTCGGGGATGAACAAATACATCCAGTCGAGTGCTTTGAACGGGCACCCCCTGGATGGTTTCAAGCTGCAGCACAAGGATCTGATGCAGGGGGGCGAGCTGGTCTTTGAGATGGGCCCGCAACCTGCGAAATAA